GTCGCCGAGCAGCTGGACCGGTTGCGTCGCGGGCCGGGCGGTGAGCGGTTGGTGGGAATCCGGCACTTGGTGCAGGCCGAGCCGGACCCGGACTGGCTGACACGTCCCGACGTGGTGGCCGGGCTGCACGCGGTGCGTGATGCCGGGCTCGTCTATGACCTGTTGACCCGGCCGCACCAGCTGACGGCGGCGTTGGAGGTGGTGCGGGCGTTGCCGGACTTGGTGTTCGTGCTGGACCACTTGTCCAAGCCGGACATCGCCGGCCGGATCGTGGAGCCGTGGGCGCCCCGCCTGTCCGAGTTGGCCGCCGAACCGAACGTGGTGGCGAAGGTGTCGGGTCTGGTGACGGAGGCGGACTGGGAGCGGTGGACCGTGGCGGACCTGCGGCCGTATGTCGAGGTGGCGCTGGAGGCGTTCGGTCCGGATCGGCTCATGGTCGGGTCCGATTGGCCGGTCTGCCTGCTCGCCGCCTCCTACGAGCAGGTTCTCGGCACGGCCGCCGAACTTTTCGACGAGTGCTCCGCGGCGCAGCGGGATCTGGTTTTCGGCGGCACGGCCGCTCGTGTCTACCGGTTGGGGGACCGTCGATGAGCGTCGTGCGACTGGCCTACGGCGAGACCGGCCTGGACCTGCGGGTCGACCCGGCGGTGACGACCGTGGTGACGCCCCGGCACCACCGTGCCACCGAAGCGCCGCGGGAGATCCTGCGTCGGGCGTTGCGCGCGCCGGTTGCCGGACAGCCGCTGCGGGATCGTGTGCGCCTCGGCCAGACGGTGGCGATCTCGGCGTGTGACGGGACGCGTCCGCAGCCTCGGGAGTTGATGATCCCGGCGATCCTGGAGGAGTTGGACGGCCTGGTCGATCTGGCCGACGTGGTGGTGTTGGTGGCCACGGGGACGCATCGGGGTAACTCGGAGGCCGAGTTGCGGCGGATGTTCGGTGACGAGGTGGTCGATTCGGTGCGGATCGTCAACCACGACGCCCGTGACCGGAGCGGTTTGACGTGGATGGGCGAGTTCGGCGCGGGCGTGCCGGTGTGGCTCAACAGCGAGTGGGTCGACGCGGATGTGCGCATCACGACCGGTTTCGTGGAGCCGCATTTCTTCGCCGGTTTCTCGGGTGGGCCGAAGCTGGTCGCGCCGGGTCTGGCGGCGTTGGAGACGGTGCTCGTGCTGCACGACGCGCGCCGGATCGGTGATCCGCGGGCGGCGTGGGGGATCGTGGAGGGCAATCCGGTGCACGACGACGTGCGTGCGATCGCGGCTGCCACCGGGGTGACGTTCGGGTT
This is a stretch of genomic DNA from Saccharothrix ecbatanensis. It encodes these proteins:
- a CDS encoding amidohydrolase family protein is translated as MRIDAHHHLWDLAARPQEWLDESELKPIRRDFGLADLREVAGAAGVDATVLVQVLPDFEETVEFLALAGESELVAGVVGWVDLTAPDVAEQLDRLRRGPGGERLVGIRHLVQAEPDPDWLTRPDVVAGLHAVRDAGLVYDLLTRPHQLTAALEVVRALPDLVFVLDHLSKPDIAGRIVEPWAPRLSELAAEPNVVAKVSGLVTEADWERWTVADLRPYVEVALEAFGPDRLMVGSDWPVCLLAASYEQVLGTAAELFDECSAAQRDLVFGGTAARVYRLGDRR
- the larA gene encoding nickel-dependent lactate racemase → MSVVRLAYGETGLDLRVDPAVTTVVTPRHHRATEAPREILRRALRAPVAGQPLRDRVRLGQTVAISACDGTRPQPRELMIPAILEELDGLVDLADVVVLVATGTHRGNSEAELRRMFGDEVVDSVRIVNHDARDRSGLTWMGEFGAGVPVWLNSEWVDADVRITTGFVEPHFFAGFSGGPKLVAPGLAALETVLVLHDARRIGDPRAAWGIVEGNPVHDDVRAIAAATGVTFGFDVVLDQDKQVVAAFGGDLLGMHAAAVRTAREVAMRPVPWLFDVVVTTNSGYPLDQNLYQAVKGMSAAYQVVKPGGVIVCAAECRDGFPDHGSYREVLASADSPAALFAEISAREVTVPDQWQVQIQARIQAECRVVMHTSHLSDAELATAHLEQTADVSATVAEALAAAGPDARLCVLPEGPQTIPYVDGAAR